A portion of the Esox lucius isolate fEsoLuc1 chromosome 20, fEsoLuc1.pri, whole genome shotgun sequence genome contains these proteins:
- the cmtm8b gene encoding CKLF-like MARVEL transmembrane domain-containing protein 8b gives MEGAATQTGTASTSSSCSENFSTSTLAYDREFIRTAPGILVVAEIVFGLIVWTLIAGTEYFRVPAFGWVIFVAILYWVLTVIFFIIYLTMVKRIPQVSWKTVGLCFNGSAAVMYAVATGVDAASISKDARGRYNYNCWTASTCFALLVTLCYAGSTYFSFKSWRLREEEQ, from the exons ATGGAAGGAGCAGCGACGCAAACGGGCACTGCGTCTACTAGCAGCAGTTGCAGTGAAAACTTCTCCACTTCTACTTTGGCATACGACAGGGAATTCATTCGCACAGCTCCGGGGATCCTCGTTGTCGCAGAGATA GTGTTTGGTCTGATTGTATGGACACTGATAGCAGGGACGGAGTACTTCCGGGTGCCTGCCTTTGGGTGGGTCATATTTGTGGCCATCTTGTACTGGGTCCTGACTGTCATCTTCTTCATCATCTACCTCACCATGGTCAAAAGGATCCCCCAGGTCTCCTGGAAAACAGTG GGCCTGTGCTTCAACGGCAGTGCCGCGGTCATGTACGCGGTCGCCACAGGGGTGGATGCGGCTTCAATCAGTAAGGATGCTAGGGGCCGCTACAACTACAACTGCTGGACAGCATCCACG TGCTTTGCCTTGCTGGTCACACTCTGCTATGCTGGAAGTACGTATTTCAGTTTTAAGTCATGGAGATTAAGGGAGGAGGAACAATAA
- the LOC105018891 gene encoding angiopoietin-1: protein MPRDSRPCRLRCHMLCLVLTVVLLPGRLSLEELPRGSEDVSGSGSVSDRADTNPRQYISIQRGPCTYTFLLPENAGGDRPCWSEAEEVGSASSSQAQSQYHGNTLQGDASPVEPNPPEQVRGISSRRIQNLEQVVDNYTLWIQQIESFVKDSLKGEMTQLQQSAIHNHSVAILDLGINILTKTAQHTQKLTDIETQMLNQTLRLEIQLLENSLSTNKLENQLLIQTTEISSLHHNNELLEQKLQAMESRHHEELVSIQEERRSLQQLVNRQSGVITELQTHLDQATGNNSILLNQQQQLTDTVNNLLKLCSNHRASGVVPNTNVAFKQRDSSHEERKYRDCADIFQAGFNISGVYTIHINPQETKKVYCNMQTADGGWTVIQRRRDGTTDFQRTWTEYKTGFGSLIGEHWLGNEFVFLLTNQRPYILRVELTDWDEQQAFSQYGRFRIASEKQNYRLFLKSHSGTGGKPSSMVVSGADFSTKDMDNDNCICKCALILTGGWWFDACGPSNLNGMYYSYDQSAGKLNGIKWHYFKGSSYSLRATTMMIRPADL, encoded by the exons ATGCCGAGGGACTCCCGGCCCTGCCGGCTACGCTGCCACATGCTCTGTCTGGTTCTGACTGTCGTTCTCCTGCCAGGCCGCTTGTCTCTGGAAGAGTTGCCCAGGGGCTCCGAAGACGTGTCTGGAAGTGGCTCCGTGAGTGACCGCGCCGACACCAACCCACGCCAGTACATCTCTATCCAGCGCGGACCCTGCACCTACACCTTCCTCCTGCCCGAGAATGCTGGTGGGGACCGGCCGTGCTggtcagaggcagaggaggtcGGCAGCGCCAGCAGCAGCCAGGCCCAGAGCCAGTACCACGGAAACACTCTACAGGGAGATGCCTCCCCGGTAGAGCCCAACCCGCCAGAACAGGTCCGAGGGATTTCCAGCCGAAGGATCCAAAACCTGGAGCAGGTCGTGGACAACTATACCCTGTGGATTCAGCAG ATCGAAAGCTTTGTGAAGGACAGTCTGAAGGGGGAGATGACTCAGCTACAACAGAGTGCTATCCACAACCACAGCGTAGCCATCTTGGATCTGGGAATCAACATCCTAACAAAGACTGCCCAGCATACGCAGAAACTCACCGACATAGAGACCCAG ATGTTAAATCAGACCTTGAGGCTTGAGATTCAGCTCCTGGAGAACTCTCTTTCCACCAACAAACTGGAGAACCAGCTGCTCATTCAGACAACAGAGATCAGCAGCCTTCACCACAACAACGA GCTCTTGGAGCAGAAGCTGCAGGCGATGGAGTCCCGGCACCACGAGGAGCTGGTCTCCatacaggaagagaggagaagccTGCAGCAACTGGTGAACAGACAGAGCGGCGTGATCACAGAGCTGCAGACCCATCTGGACCAGGCCACTGGCAACAACAGCATACTGCTCAACCAGCAACAGCAGCTCACCGACACTGTCAATAATCTCCTGAAGCTCTGCTCCAATCACAGAGCATCTGGAG TGGTCCCAAACACCAATGTTGCCTTCAAGCAGAGAGATTCATCGCATGAAGAGAGAAAGTATCGGGACTGCGCTGACATTTTTCAAGCTGGCTTCAACATCAGTGGAGTTTATACTATTCACATCAACCCACAGGAGACCAAGAAG GTTTACTGCAACATGCAGACAGCTGACGGTGGGTGGACAGTCATCCAGAGGAGAAGAGATGGAACCACGGACTTCCAGAGAACGTGGACGGAGTACAAGACG GGCTTTGGCAGTCTTATCGGAGAGCACTGGCTGGGGAATGAGTTTGTGTTCCTGTTGACCAACCAGAGGCCCTATATCCTGAGGGTTGAGCTGACCGACTGGGACGAACAGCAGGCCTTTTCCCAGTACGGCCGCTTCCGCATCGCAAGTGAAAAACAGAATTACAG GCTCTTCCTGAAGAGTCACAGTGGAACTGGAGGCAAGCCGAGCAGCATGGTGGTCAGCGGAGCAGACTTCAGTACCAAGGACATGGACAACGACAACTGCATCTGCAAATGTGCTCTCATTCTCACCGGGG GTTGGTGGTTTGACGCCTGTGGACCATCAAACCTGAACGGGATGTACTACAGCTACGATCAGAGCGCGGGCAAACTGAACGGGATCAAGTGGCACTACTTCAAGGGTTCCAGTTACTCCCTTCGTGCTACCACCATGATGATACGACCCGCGGATCTCTGA